The Lycium barbarum isolate Lr01 chromosome 12, ASM1917538v2, whole genome shotgun sequence genome includes a region encoding these proteins:
- the LOC132623176 gene encoding homeobox-leucine zipper protein HAT22-like isoform X2 — protein MGSTCDDIYGSGLALGLGFSSTTNQKSRKETPAAIRLDLGFEPSLNLTLSSDHQIYDQKAENKDNFASKDQLSAASSYSNTSVKRERDVGSEVTEVERVISSRVSDEDDYDDDNARKKLRLTKVQSALLEESFKQQSTLNPKQKQHLARKLNVRPRQVEVWFQNRRARTKLKQTEVDCEFLKKCCKTLTDENRKLYKELQELKALKIGQPLYMQLPAAATLTVCPSCERVAGSGQNSSKPNLYGPFTNPSAAC, from the exons ATGGGTAGTACTTGTGATGATATATATGGCAGTGGCCTTGCTTTAGGATTAGGTTTTTCATCAACAACCAATCAGAAATCAAGAAAAGAAACGCCAGCTGCAATAAGACTTGATCTTGGTTTTGAACCCTCTCTTAATTTAACCCTTTCTAGTGATCATCAGATCTATGATCAGAAGGCGGAAAATAAGGATAATTTTGCATCAAAGGATCAATTATCTGCTGCTTCATCCTACTCTAACACCAGTGTGAAAAGGGAAAGAGATGTTGGTAGTGAGGTGACAGAAGTAGAAAGAGTTATTTCATCTAGAGTTAGTGATgaagatgattatgatgatgataatgcAAGGAAGAAACTTAGGCTGACTAAAGTACAATCTGCTCTTTTAGAGGAAAGCTTCAAGCAACAGAGCACTCTCAATCCT AAGCAAAAGCAGCACCTAGCAAGGAAGCTTAACGTAAGGCCTCGTCAAGTGGAAGTTTGGTTCCAGAACAGAAGAGCCAG AACGAAGCTGAAGCAAACAGAGGTGGACTGTGAGTTCTTAAAGAAATGTTGCAAGACACTGACAGATGAAAACAGGAAGCTTTACAAAGAACTTCAAGAACTAAAAGCTCTAAAAATAGGGCAGCCCTTGTACATGCAGTTGCCGGCAGCAGCCACCCTCACAGTCTGTCCTTCCTGCGAAAGAGTCGCCGGCTCAGGCCAAAACTCATCCAAGCCAAACTTGTACGGTCCCTTCACCAACCCCTCAGCAGCTTgttaa
- the LOC132623176 gene encoding homeobox-leucine zipper protein HAT22-like isoform X1, translated as MGSTCDDIYGSGLALGLGFSSTTNQKSRKETPAAIRLDLGFEPSLNLTLSSDHQIYDQKAENKDNFASKDQLSAASSYSNTSVKRERDVGSEVTEVERVISSRVSDEDDYDDDNARKKLRLTKVQSALLEESFKQQSTLNPFSDNQKQKQHLARKLNVRPRQVEVWFQNRRARTKLKQTEVDCEFLKKCCKTLTDENRKLYKELQELKALKIGQPLYMQLPAAATLTVCPSCERVAGSGQNSSKPNLYGPFTNPSAAC; from the exons ATGGGTAGTACTTGTGATGATATATATGGCAGTGGCCTTGCTTTAGGATTAGGTTTTTCATCAACAACCAATCAGAAATCAAGAAAAGAAACGCCAGCTGCAATAAGACTTGATCTTGGTTTTGAACCCTCTCTTAATTTAACCCTTTCTAGTGATCATCAGATCTATGATCAGAAGGCGGAAAATAAGGATAATTTTGCATCAAAGGATCAATTATCTGCTGCTTCATCCTACTCTAACACCAGTGTGAAAAGGGAAAGAGATGTTGGTAGTGAGGTGACAGAAGTAGAAAGAGTTATTTCATCTAGAGTTAGTGATgaagatgattatgatgatgataatgcAAGGAAGAAACTTAGGCTGACTAAAGTACAATCTGCTCTTTTAGAGGAAAGCTTCAAGCAACAGAGCACTCTCAATCCT TTTTCTGATAATCAGAAGCAAAAGCAGCACCTAGCAAGGAAGCTTAACGTAAGGCCTCGTCAAGTGGAAGTTTGGTTCCAGAACAGAAGAGCCAG AACGAAGCTGAAGCAAACAGAGGTGGACTGTGAGTTCTTAAAGAAATGTTGCAAGACACTGACAGATGAAAACAGGAAGCTTTACAAAGAACTTCAAGAACTAAAAGCTCTAAAAATAGGGCAGCCCTTGTACATGCAGTTGCCGGCAGCAGCCACCCTCACAGTCTGTCCTTCCTGCGAAAGAGTCGCCGGCTCAGGCCAAAACTCATCCAAGCCAAACTTGTACGGTCCCTTCACCAACCCCTCAGCAGCTTgttaa